In bacterium, a single window of DNA contains:
- a CDS encoding GatB/YqeY domain-containing protein, with amino-acid sequence MKEKIQEALKKALKSKDQIAVLTLRQTLSALKNAEIDKGGELDDTEIGEIILKEIKKRKESIELYKKGKRPELAEKEEKEISILNQFLPEKMSVEKIAEIVEKTIQELNAQASDFGKVMSKVMPQLKGKADGSEVAAIVKQKLGLK; translated from the coding sequence ATGAAAGAAAAAATCCAAGAAGCGCTTAAAAAAGCCTTAAAATCTAAAGATCAAATAGCAGTTTTAACTTTGCGTCAAACCCTTTCAGCTCTTAAAAACGCTGAAATTGATAAAGGCGGTGAACTTGACGACACCGAAATTGGCGAAATTATTCTTAAAGAAATAAAAAAAAGGAAAGAGTCAATTGAACTTTATAAAAAAGGCAAACGTCCAGAATTAGCAGAAAAAGAAGAAAAGGAAATAAGCATCCTTAATCAATTCCTTCCTGAAAAAATGTCAGTAGAAAAAATAGCAGAAATTGTAGAAAAAACTATTCAAGAACTCAATGCTCAAGCAAGTGATTTTGGCAAGGTGATGAGCAAGGTAATGCCGCAGCTCAAAGGCAAAGCTGACGGCTCAGAAGTGGCGGCGATTGTCAAACAGAAATTAGGTTTAAAGTGA
- the ybeY gene encoding rRNA maturation RNase YbeY, which produces MKRQTAKIYLDLINAPKKIDRKKIRILIKKILFYFLPEAKAVYLSVFFVNEKEITYLNKKFRKKPCTKTVLSFPQDEPLKKKKINERIVLGDIFLSFPKTNSHSRKIYFYLWHGLLHLLGLSHREMEKYNGLWEKLKKSLH; this is translated from the coding sequence GTGAAAAGGCAAACTGCAAAAATCTATTTAGATCTTATCAATGCTCCTAAAAAAATTGATAGGAAAAAAATAAGAATACTGATAAAAAAAATCCTTTTCTATTTTTTGCCCGAAGCAAAAGCAGTCTATTTGAGTGTTTTTTTTGTTAATGAAAAAGAAATTACCTATTTAAATAAAAAATTCAGAAAAAAACCCTGCACTAAAACGGTTTTGAGCTTTCCACAAGACGAACCTTTGAAAAAGAAAAAAATAAATGAAAGAATAGTTTTGGGTGATATTTTTCTTTCCTTTCCAAAAACTAACTCACATTCAAGGAAAATTTATTTTTATCTTTGGCACGGATTATTACATCTCTTGGGACTCTCCCATAGAGAGATGGAAAAATACAATGGTTTATGGGAAAAGTTGAAGAAAAGCCTTCATTAA
- a CDS encoding HIT domain-containing protein, giving the protein MKECIFCQIGKHKIPAKIRYEDKEIIAFDDINPKAKIHILVVPKKHVASLNESDIELIKKLFAAIKTIVKKTNIADSGFKIVINTGKDGGQIIPHLHLHILGEEKVKHTP; this is encoded by the coding sequence ATGAAAGAATGCATTTTTTGCCAAATAGGCAAGCATAAAATCCCAGCTAAAATACGCTATGAAGACAAAGAGATTATTGCTTTTGACGACATTAACCCTAAAGCTAAAATACACATATTAGTAGTTCCTAAAAAACACGTTGCTTCTCTCAACGAATCAGATATTGAACTAATCAAAAAACTCTTTGCTGCTATCAAAACTATTGTTAAAAAAACAAACATTGCTGACTCAGGGTTTAAAATAGTAATCAATACCGGCAAAGATGGAGGCCAAATCATCCCCCATCTCCATCTCCATATACTAGGCGAGGAGAAAGTCAAACACACCCCTTAA